A window of Hemiscyllium ocellatum isolate sHemOce1 chromosome 35, sHemOce1.pat.X.cur, whole genome shotgun sequence genomic DNA:
TCTGTGAGTTAGAGTGGTGGTCTCTCCTGAGAGTCTAACTTGGATACTTGAGCACAGtcctcaggcttggagggcggtTGTTATTCTCACCTTAGTTGATGCGTCTTTAGAGAATCATAACGTCACAGACTACAATCAGTCGGCATTCAAGCTACTGTACTTTATGGGCTTTGGGGCACTATCGAATGACCCAGGTTGGGGTAATGTGCTTTACCTACACCTTCAAGGGAATATAACAGTACATCATAAGTCCAGTCCTTCTACTGTCATCTCCGTGCCTGTCATCTGAAATCGCTGCTTGATACTTATGCTGGTTTCTGCTATTGACTGAACGATGGACTCACTAGCttcaagttcagtttctggatCCGGGTCTTTTCACCAGAGGGATTGTATTCAGCAGAGCGTACAGTCCTCAAAAAGACAACGGAATCTCAACAGCCACCCAATCCACCAGCTTTCCTTCCAAACACTCGCTCTGTCTCCACTCCCTCCAATTTGCCATTTTTTCTGACCACCCAACAAGTCCGTTGATATCTGCCTACCGCCTGCATGTATCCCCATTGCCGTCAGTCACACGGTAGACCAGCacgaggctggaagaacacaggcagcatcaggaggtggagaattcagcggttcgggtgtaacccttcagtTAATTTGGTGTGCAAACGTCTTGATCATGCCTGCCTACGTTTACGTTCAAATTTTTACTGTCcagcacacacaaaaaaaaacagttatCCAGTCCCAACCTTGCAAATCCCCCGCCAGTCACAAAAGAAAACACAGAACAACGGTTGCCAATTGTTTTCTAATGAGCTGATGTATTGTCCAAATTGCTACAGGACCAACTGTGCCTATTATCCAAAATAACTGTCTGACATTTCAGGATTTTGTGCTCGGGACTAGCGCAGCAAGGGCAATTTTCGCTTTTTCATCAAAAGCGTACTAGACTACAGAGAGTTCAAACCGGAGGAAAATGCGACATCATCTCGATCGCCGCGCCTCTCCACTTCGtcctcctcctctctttccctctctagTTTACAATAATTGTTCAGAAACGGTTGCGGTGGAATTTGGGAGGAACCGGGGAACGGAATGTATACAGCGGCACTGCAACAGCCACAGTCAAACTTGGTTGAATCAGGAAGTGCTGAGAGTGATCATGGCTTCCAAACAGCAGCTCCAGAGTTGGACCGAGGAGGCAATTTGTCCCATTTGTCTGGGTTTCTTCACCGATCCGGTTACACTGGATTGTGGACACAACTTCTGCCGCTCCTGTATCACCCAGAGTTGGGAAAAGAAGGAGATAAACTCCTGCCCGCAATGTAGAGAGGAGTTTCCGGAAAGAAACCTCAGGGTAAATCGGGCCTTAGCGAATCTGGCCGAGGAGGCTCGAAAATTAAAGCTGGATCCGAAAGAGAAGGAAAGTAAACCTCACTGTGAGGTACATCAGGAAGATCTGAAGCTGTTTTGTGAGACTGACAAGAAATTAATCTGTGTGATTTGTCGAGATTCGCGGGAACACAGAGAGCACCGCTTCATCCCGGTTAAAGAGGCTGTTGAAGTCTACAAGGTAAAAGGAGAaaaattttatgaatattttgttttattaagcTGTTAAGAGATGGTATCACACACCTCTggtgcaggtgggatttgaaccccggTCTCGTGCTTAAAGCTCTATGGAAATAATTTATCAAGTTAGAGTTTTATTGTGTTTTTGTGGTCTAAAGCTTTAATTCTGTGTTTTAATCTCCCAATTTCAGGATCAACTGAAACTTTCCTTAGATGCTCTCACGAAGAAGAAATCGGCGGTTTTAGAAATGGAacggaaacagaaacagaagattTCTGAAACTAAAGTAATCTCTCCTTGTACAGGTTTTCCGGAATCTCGTTTTGTTCCCTTTATCGCGACACATTTATGATGTTTCGCATTTCATTTTGGTAGGAACTGGCGAGCAGTCTGCAGACCCACATCACATCCGAGTTCACTAAAATGCACCAGATTCTCACTGAGAAAGAGCAGCGTTTACTCGGAGATCTCAGGGAAGAAGAGGAGAGGATTGTAGAACCAATGGAGAAAAACCTTCGAGAGATTCaggagaatttaaattccattgagGAGAATCTCTCAAAGTTGCAGAAACAGATGGAGCAAGCAGATGAGCTGGTAATTACGAAGGTAAGCGAATATATATTGTTCAGTGAATCTTTACCCGGTTGCAAAATGCCTGTTAAATTaatactgcatttaatcaagctgAATTTGTACCTGTTTTTCGACGGTTCTCCTGCTGTCACTGAACTAACCTCTCCAACACTATCTCGGGAACACCTTGCTATTAGACCTTGTGATCTAATTACTTGTGGTGAATCATTTTCTTGTTGGGTAAGTGTGATTTCCCCCTTGAATCCACACTGTCATTCTGGCACACGCACATGCAGGAAACTACGTGGGCGTGTCACGCACGTTGATTCTGACAATTGCTGTTGGATTTTTCTTAACCTCCAGCGTGTCAGTCAGCACATCACGATTTGTTGTTAAAAGAACATTGACTACGTTTGATTCCAGTTATGTTGACGGTTTGTTACTTTACATTACAGATCGCCAGTACTTGGCTCCTTTAGAATTGAGGCATTTGGTTTACTTTGACATTCCGCGGTGTTAGCTCCAAATCCACCACTTTACCCTTCCGTGTCAAATCATACCTGCCCGGTGTCTGCACATTTCAGCTGTCTATCTCCTCTTCAAATCTGTTGCTGTCATCCTCATTAtttgtaatttatttattttaggGGAAAGCGTGCCTGGAGAAAAGGTAGGACAGGGATTTTACTGAAGTCTTGCaaggtttgtttaaaaaaaatcttaggaTTGTGTTGTTATGATTATTAACGATTTCATTCCTGTGCACAGAcacaaaattatattttaaaatgattattAATTAGCAGATAATGTCTCCACTTATCTTACTGCAATAGTACGTTTTAATATAGTGACTCATAACTGCGctctatttttaaattaaattacaaGACGACATAGATTCAGACACCAGAGaagagacctttcagcccatcgagtctgcatcaacctagctacactagtcccactttccagccttgAAGCTATGATATTGCAAATACTCATCCAAGCACTTTATAAAAGATGCAAAGGCTCTTACCTTAACAACACcacggcagtgcattccaggttctTCCACCCTCTAAGTAAAAAACATCCTCAAACCCTGCCCTTCACTTTTACAAAGTGCCTACTCGTTATTTGACATTCaaataagggaaacagctgctcctATCAACCCAGTCCCTGACGCTCTTCATTTTATGCGCCCCTATCAGCGTCAGTGTCACCAGCcgctccgcccccacctccacccccacccccaccccacaatacacacacacacacacacacacacagcctgatgTGTAAATAATACTCTGATCTTCCAATGTCTTGTGTGGCTATGGCTTTGAGATTGACCCTGAGGGAGCCACACGGCTCATCTTTGCAAAGTTTGAACTTATACGACACCTAATGACCGTGAGAAAGCCCCATGTCCCGAAGCAGAACGGAGTTCTGTGTTTAACCTAGTTTGCTCTGTCCAAAAAACTGCAACCATTCATATAGCGCCCTCAATGCATTTAAACATACAAATGCTCTGCAATCGAACATTAGAACTCAGAAAACAAAAATTGCGACCAAGCCACAAAAGAAGATACTAACACATATGACGAGATCAGGTTTGTGGACAATCTTGAAGGTGGAACGAGAGGTAGAGAAGCTCAGGATTTAACGAGAGATTTTCAGAGTTTAAGGACTCGACAATTTCAGGCACATTCGCCAGTAGCGAAGAGGCTGCAATCAGAGGTGTGCAAGAG
This region includes:
- the LOC132832711 gene encoding nuclear factor 7, brain-like isoform X2, with the translated sequence MASKQQLQSWTEEAICPICLGFFTDPVTLDCGHNFCRSCITQSWEKKEINSCPQCREEFPERNLRVNRALANLAEEARKLKLDPKEKESKPHCEVHQEDLKLFCETDKKLICVICRDSREHREHRFIPVKEAVEVYKDQLKLSLDALTKKKSAVLEMERKQKQKISETKELASSLQTHITSEFTKMHQILTEKEQRLLGDLREEEERIVEPMEKNLREIQENLNSIEENLSKLQKQMEQADELVITKGKACLEKSSSLPDSGSKHSESLAHRV
- the LOC132832711 gene encoding zinc-binding protein A33-like isoform X1 translates to MASKQQLQSWTEEAICPICLGFFTDPVTLDCGHNFCRSCITQSWEKKEINSCPQCREEFPERNLRVNRALANLAEEARKLKLDPKEKESKPHCEVHQEDLKLFCETDKKLICVICRDSREHREHRFIPVKEAVEVYKDQLKLSLDALTKKKSAVLEMERKQKQKISETKELASSLQTHITSEFTKMHQILTEKEQRLLGDLREEEERIVEPMEKNLREIQENLNSIEENLSKLQKQMEQADELVITKGKACLEKRVSEDIQLLSIADATALSIEKFKGPLQYTVWRDMIASIDPAPASLTLDPNTASPWLIVSEDRTSVSVGDKLQTRSDSQENIDHWLSVLASEGFTSGRYYWEVGVSNKSRWIVGVVPESMDRTETNDPKLETQYWIVGLASGRGYFAATSSSDITLTPNIEPQKVGIFLDYEGGQVSFYNADNMSHLHTFTHIFTERIVPIFYPELNDHGKNSTPLTICGTKRP